The Caballeronia sp. SL2Y3 genomic sequence GCCAACCACGGCAGCGGCTTCGTGAAGGTCGTGCGGAACAAGAAGGATACGACGTTCGAAGAACTCGCGGCGCTGGCGCAAGAGTGGCTCGAGACGGACTTCTACAAGATTGCGCGGGAGCGGCACTATCGCGCGATCAAGCCGCGTGTGTATTTCGAAACGCTGCTTCTGGACGATAACGGCGTCGTGCCCGCCGACCTGAAGTTTCACGTGTTCAACGAGAAGTCGGGCAAGCAGACCATCTACATCATGGTCATCTCCGACCGCTTCGGAGAGACGCCGCGCGGCGACATCTTCGACGTCGACTGGAATGTGCAGGACATCACGTTCGGCGCGTACGCCCGCAGCGAGACGCCTGTTCCTCGCCCCAAGAATCTCGACGCATTGCTCGAAGTGGCGAACGCGCTCGCGAAAGACTTCGAATACGTGCGTGTCGATCTGTATTCGCGCAACGATGACATTTACTTCGGTGAACTAACGTTCACGCCGGGCGCGGGAGTTTTGCGGATGCTTCCCGAAAGCGTCGACTATGAATGGGGCCGGCTTCTGCAAATGACGCGCCGGCCGCTGCACGCCGGAGCGTGATCTCGCCGCGCGCCGCAATGGCGCGCGCAGTGCCTGCAAGACCGACGTCCGCGGCGGCCCCGCATGAATGCGGTGCGTGATGATCGGTCCGTCGCGCGTCGGGCGCCGCGCGTTGGCAAACCGACGACGACAAACGACGCAGCGACGCCAACGAGCCAAACTCACTCTCTGTCTCAGCCGCAGCGCGAATCAGCGACGCAAGGCTGAGAATAACGACTCAGCCCATAAGATGGCCGCTGAGTTTCCGGAAACGCCTGGCGGATTCAAAGAACACGCGGGACGCTATTTCTCCAGCACGTCCGAGCGCGGGGGCGACGCAGCGTCGAACGTATCCCG encodes the following:
- a CDS encoding ATP-grasp fold amidoligase family protein, producing the protein MSLSKRLIDSAKVFLPDDVFLSFVHRRRIGRFPNLKRPLTFNEQILSRCLHPDPRYVDLSDKLAVRDFIAQKIGPQYLIPLIAEPAVFTKTVFDQLPNEFVMKANHGSGFVKVVRNKKDTTFEELAALAQEWLETDFYKIARERHYRAIKPRVYFETLLLDDNGVVPADLKFHVFNEKSGKQTIYIMVISDRFGETPRGDIFDVDWNVQDITFGAYARSETPVPRPKNLDALLEVANALAKDFEYVRVDLYSRNDDIYFGELTFTPGAGVLRMLPESVDYEWGRLLQMTRRPLHAGA